ACCATTGAATGCCCAGAAATGTGATCGGTGTGAGTAAACCGAATACGACACCAATCAATCCCCCCGAGCCGGCCAGTACGATGGTCTCAGTAAGAAACTGCTCGATGATATCGCGTTGGCGCGCCCCGAGCGCACGGCGGACACCAATTTCCCGGGTCCGTTCTGTGACGGTGGCCAGCATGATATTCATAATGCCGATGCCTCCCACCACCAGACTGATCGCAGCGATTGACCCTAACACAACGTTAAAGATCATTCGAATCTGTTCTGCCTGCTTTAATAACTCCAGCGGCACGACAACCGCATAATCTTTCGTACGGGGATGAGACTGTTCCAGAGTTTCTCTGATTGCCTGCGCGGTGGGCAAAACGGCGTCTTTGTCATTCACACGTAGCGTAATCTGATGCAGTTCAATCTGTTCTGCGGTATTACTACCCGCCTGAGTTTTGATATCAAGATCCCCTTCGCGCGCCTGTAGCGTTTTGAGGGGAACATATACGTCTTTGTTATAATCCTGTCCGGAAAGGCTGCCGCCAATGGCGGCGGAAGCAGTCCGGTCTTTGGTTACGCCAACCACCGTGTAAAACATGGAACCGATGCGTATCGATTTTCCGACTGGGTCTTCAAATTTGAACAGACTGTTGGCAACTTCATTGGCAATGACAGCGACATTCAACAGTTTTTCCTGATCGCTGCCTGTCAGAAAGCGACCTTGGGATAACATGAGATGATTCATCTCCAGATAATCGGCTGTGCAACCCACGACGCGGGCATTCATGGCTTCCTTCAGGTAACGAATTTCACGATCGACTTCACGAATTGGCGCGGCACGGGTGATGGTGGGCAGGGTATTGGTTAATACTTTGTAGTCGGATCGAAGTAGCCCGTATGAGAGCACACGGCTGCGCGTCGAAGACTGCGTCACTTCATGCGGGGGCTTGACACTTCGCACGATGACATTCGTTGCCCCCAGCTCCAGCACCTGTTTCTGCGCCTGGGCACTGGCACCTTCACCAATCGCCAGCATCGCAATCACGGAAAACACACCAAACACAATCCCCAGCATCGTCAACCCGGACCGCAACTTATGTAGCAATAAGCTTTTCAGTGCGAGTCGAACAATGCGGATGATGCGAGTCATGGGAGTGACCTGAGTGAAACGAAATAAAAGGTGTGAGTCGTTTTAAGTTGTGGAGAGAGGATGTTCTATGACAGTCTCAGTTTCGATAAGACCATCTTTCATGATAATCTGGCGTTTGGTTTGCTGGGCGATGCCGGGTTCGTGCGTCACCATAATAATGGTACGTCCTTCCGCATTTAAATTGTGAAGAATTCCCATAATTTCAGCTTCCGTGGCGGAATCCAGGTTCCCCGTCGGTTCGTCAGCCAAAATGATTTGAGGATCATTCACCAGAGCCCGCGCAATCGACACACGTTGTTGCTGACCACCGGAAAGCTGGAACGGACGGTGATCCATGCGGTCTCCCAGCCCGACCATGTGGGCCAGTTCCATACACCATTCTCGTTCTTCACGACCGATGGCAGGATAGCCGGCCCGGTAGAGCAGGGGGACTTCGATATTTTCCAGCACCGTATATTGTGCGATCAGATTGAATGACTGGAAAATAAATCCAATCATGTCGTTCCGCATTTCGGAAAGTTCGTCATCATTCAAAGTCGAGACATCGCGGCCGCCCAGAATGTATTGTCCGCTGGTGGGACGATCGAGGGCTCCCAGAAGGTTCAAAAGCGTACTCTTTCCGCTACCGGAAGATCCCATGATGGCGACAAAATCGCCTTCGGGGAAGTCGGTCGAAACTCCCTTTAATGCTTTGACCACAACTGAACCCAGATCATAGAATTTGGTGAGGTCAACAACTTGCGCCGCCAACTTCATGGTCGCTTTTCTCCCGCGGGACGGGAGCCTCCGGGAGCTCCTGAAGGGGGCCTGAGCTTGCTGAGTTCGCCTGCATCCAGGAAACCATCTTTGTTGGCATCCAGTGTATCGAAACGTTCCTGCAGCCGTTCGGGGGCTTCTTCTTTGGAGACTTTGCCGTCCGAATTTTTATCGATGCGTTTCAGGAAATTAGCAGAACCACCGCCGCCAGCAGGCTTAGCTTTGGCTGCCGCCTGTCCCTTTGGTTTGCCACCTGCTGCTCCCGGTGTCCGCGGTTTTGAGGAATCTGTTTTGGATTGTCCAGCTCTCTGTTTTTCAGACTGCTTTTTCTTTTCGATCGCCAATTGCTCTTCCAGATCGATCAGCTCATCGGCAAAGTGAGTTCGAGGATTCAGAATCACTTCGTCACCGACTTCGACGCCCTCCAGAACCTCGATCATCGTATCACTGGCCTGGCCGATTTTGACTTCTCTTCTGACTGGCGCTCCATCTGCCTCAAGCACGAACATATAACGCTGATCTCCAATCGTGATGATCGACTGTACGGGCACCTGGAGGACATTATCAAGTTGTTCAACGCGGATTTCGATTTCTGCTGTTAAACCTGGCTTGAGTTTCGTGATATCCGCTCCGTTTGGAATGATCTTGATGGTTGCCTTGTACTCTTTCAGATCAGGACGCATCCAGTTCGAGGAAATCGGCACAGAAGAGACTTGATCCACTTCTCCCTGGTAAAGTTCGTCAGGGAAAGCATCAACGCGAATTTCAACAGGTAATCCCTGTTTAATCATACTGATTTTAGATTCGTGAATGCGGGCGTCGACTTTCATCTTGCTGAAATCGGGCAACTGAATAATGGCCTGGCGTTCTCGGACTTCCGTCCCTTCTTCGATGACATCTTCACCGCTGCTGCGTCGGCTGCTGTTCTGGTTCGCATACACAACCTGCCCATCTTGCGGCGCAATCAATTTACAAGCCTTAATCTGTTCCCCAATCCGCTCTAACTCACTTTTCTCGACTTCATAGGTCAGTTGACTGGCTTTGTGACGAGCGTCGTATTGCGCTAAGGTAGCAATACCTTTACGTTCTACGCGGTCCAGATTTCGTTCCTTTTCTTTAACATCCGCTTCCAGCTCAATGAGTTTCCGATGCTGGACATAAACTTTTTCAACATTGAGATCTTCTTTGGCAATCTCCAGATCGATTTCCGCTTTCACCACATTGATGCGGTCTGCTTCCACATCGTTCTGGTTTTTGTAACCTTTCTTCGCGATCCGTTTGGAGAATTCGAAATTTTCTTCCGCTCGTTGCAGGTCTTCCCGGGCTTTGGTAATTGCCCCTTCTTTAACATTCAGGTCGCGCTGTGATTCTCCCTCTTTGAACTTCTTCAGATCGAGATTCGCCAGTTCCAATGCCAGTTGAGCAGCAGAGTTGTCGCTGTCATTTTGTGTCTTTTGAATTTCCACATTTTCAAAAGCCTGTTTCAGTTCGGCTTCCGCCTGTGTGACCTGAATCTGCTGTTGCTTTTGTTTATCGACGAGTAATGAGGAATCAAGCTCGCAGACCAGGTCCCCAGCTTTGACCATCGTTCCTTCTGGAACAATGCTGATGATGGTCGTATAGCCTTTGACTTTGCTGGTGAGTGTGACGTTATCCAAACTGTCAAGCTGACCACGTTCGTTCACGGTGATTCGCAACGGCCCCCGTGTTACCTTGTCAGTAATGTAAGCCGTATTCTTTTTCGGACCGGAAGAGAACAGGGTCGTACGGAATGCGGGCGTAGCCAGAACCGTCCCCGTAACAAGTAAAATTGCCACTAAGAGCAACTTTGTCTTACTGGGTAACTTGCGTTTCTTCTTCGCTGTCTGTGGAGAGGGCGTTGAGTTCTGCTGCTGGTCGGAAGACAACGGGTCTGATGACTTCGTCTGCAGTGACTCCGGTTTCGGTTGTTTCTGGGGTGGATTGGCGGTGCTCATTGGTGGGCCTGATTCTTCCCGCGCGGTGTTGATAGAAATCGTCTTTCCAAATTCCATTTTCATCTATCTCCATAATACCCATATCTAGATAGATGTTAAGTCGGTTTTGCTCATAATTTACCCAGTTGCTGATTAAACTGTTTTGTGCGTCTAATACCGCATTTAACGCATTTAACAGATTTAACCCTTGATTTCGTCCCGCCTGGGAAGGATCTGAGGTCGCCTCGACGGCATTATCATACTGTAAAGCAGCTAAACGAATTTGAACTCGCGATGTCTCAAAGTTCTGCCGTAAGACCGACAGTTGACGCCAGCTTTGACGAACTTGGAACTTCACAGCATCTTCCGCCGCCATGAAATCACGTCGTTCTCGCTGATAATCGATCTGAGACTCTCGATATGCGTTTCGCTCCTGTACTAATGATAAAGGGGCTGTAAACTCCACTCCTGCACGGAAACCAGCCTGACTACCGCGAAAGTCCAGCGGCTTGTTTCTGCCCAGAGGCGTACTTACATCCCCGTCGACTACGACATTTAACACCGCTTCCAGAGAATTAGACCGCACTTCCATCAATCTTCGTGCATCCATGACGATTCCACGCTGATTCATCAGGTCCAGGCGATTATCCAGGCCAATGCGGACCACTTCACCGATATCCATCATAAATGGTTCCAGGGTAATAAGTTCCACTCGCAGACCGATCTCGATTACCTGCATCCCCTGAGAGGTTCTCAGCATGTCTTCCCGCAAATTGGCCATCTCTAAAATTATTCGCTTTTTTTGCTCATTCGTCAGTTTGTCTTCGCTCAAAAAGCTCTGCAGCCCGGCCAGACGGCTTTCGATGTTCTGCATTTCCTTGCGAATGCTTGAGTACAACCGTATATCATTTTTCGTACTTTCGCGAACCCGCTCTCGATCTTCTTCCGACTGGAAGCGACGCTGTCGTAATGAGAGCAGCTCATCAGTTGCCCCTTCATCAGTATCACCCAGCAGCAATTCCACGTTTTTGATGTCCTGCTCTAATGTCTGCAGCGCATCAGTGCGGAGTTTGGCCAGAAGTTGCTGGAGTCCTGCGACGACCTCTTTTATCTCCGCCGTTGTGGGTGGGACCAGATTCGGGTCTTCCCAATTCTCAACGTAGACTTTCGCCCAGACTTCGACATAGTCATAAATTTCCTGTTCGATCTGAGGGAGCAGGGGATCGATCAATTCAAACGGCTTTAATAAAGAGTCGTCAATCGTCATCGGCATGTTGGGGGGGAGCCCCAGAAAGATTTTGAACGAGCCCAATGAATCCTGATACTGTCGTTCAAACGTTCTCAAGCGATTGATTGATTGTGCCAGTCGTGTTTCCAATTGTGCCACATCCAAAGTCACGACCTCAGTGCGAATCCGCGATACAAGTTCATTGGCGGTTGCCTGAAAGGAATCGGCATCACTCAGCGCCAACAGGAGTTTCTCCTGTTCTTCGGTCATCTCGCCTTTCCAGGAAAGCATTCGAGATTCGTCATCGAATTCGAGCTTATCCACGAGCGCTGGTGGAATGATCCAGTTCTCTGGAAGCTGATCGAGTTTTTCGGATTGGACTTTAGGTTTCTGAGAAGACAGAGCTCGCAGAATTTCCACCTGGCGTTCCAGACGTTTGATATTCCCGCGTTCGTTTTCGATGACCTGAATCTGCTGCAGTAACTGTAAAAAGCCATTTCCCCCGGCGACATTATCAGTAAAAAATTCTTTTCGGAATCGGGCGAGTGTTCGTGTCTGATACAGCACGTTCCGTTCGTCCTGTGTCAGATTATTCAAGACAACTTTTCGACCTGCACCGAGGAGCAGGGGTTGTACCAGAGAATAAGACAGCACGCTGACTGAACTGGTTTGGTTTGAACCGGAAAACAGCCAAAGCGTGTTGTTGGCCAGTTCGACGGCCCATTGCGCACCACTGGGGAGCACCTGATTGACGCCGATGCGGCTGGCCAGATCCAGTTCCTGTGTACCATTTGATAAACGACGACGATTGATTTCGGCTTGAGGATTCTGCCCGCCGACACCCAGATAACGAACATCAAACTGGAATCGACCGAAGGTTAAATCCAAGGCTGCCAGAAACAGATTTTCAATTTGGAACTGGTATTCACGGCTATTAATGTTCGCGATATCAATCGTTTCAGCGAGAGTAAGATTATTGAGCGCCGGTAGTTCCACGCCTTCCAATGCATCACCAGAGGCGGCAATTTCCGCACTGAGTTCCGGGCTGATACCATACTGCACAAGCCAGTCGGGATTTTCGATACTGAGTGCGCGGCCGAATTTGTGCCAGCTTTTATACCCTTTTTTGCATTGCAGCCAGTGCATATAAACATTCGCGGCAGGGTCATCCGGCGGCAGTGGTTCGTGGTTGGGATCATAGGGATCATAAAACCGACTGCGCGGATCGGGTTCCACATCGAAACGAGGCACGTGCCAGGCAGGGTCATTCGCGTTCTCGGCAAGAATTTCATACGTATCCTGATTCGCTTGATCGAACCAGAACGTCGGAGAGCAACCAGTGTGAGCCACGGTCATAAAAACGATCAGAGCGATCGTCAAATATGGTTTGGTCTTGCCACAAAATGGAGTCAGTCTTATACGCCTCATAGAGGAGAATCCGTTACAGTAGTTAGTAAAATGCCAGGATTGGTAAGAAGAGGAAAAACGATTACGTTACGCTGCCGGTGCGCCCTGATAAGGATAAGGGCTGGAAGCATCCTGAAAGGTTTTGACTGTTTCGCGCTGGGAGCGCTGAATGTAGGCCGACTTCAGTAACGCCTGCAGAATGCTGGTCAACTGGCGCCGTTGATCCGGATTCAATGCAGCCAACAGACGGTGTGAAACCATACCGTGATACGCTTTGACCTGTTCCAGAATACGGGAACCTTGCTCAGTCACTTGCAGTACACGTTTGCGGCGGTCTTTTTGTGACTGCCTGCGAATGACTAACTGATCCCCCTCCATTCGTTCGATCAACGTACAGATATTCGATTCCGACTGCCCCAGCCTTCGTGCTAACTCAGATTGGGAACAACCGGTCTCACAAATGTCATCAATCACTTTCAAAGCAGAGTAGCGCACTTCATTGATTTCCAGATGTGCAAAACTGTTATTTAACGCCGCCCTGACCAGATGCGCGGTTCGGATCAATAAATCAATCTGTTCCACACATTCATGGTGATGCAATGACTTCCAGTCTGTCGAACCAGATGGAGCTTCTGAATTGGGTTTGCTATCCTGTTCCATACACTTCCGCCTCACGCTTGATAATTCGTTTTAAAATGACGCCTCGCCTGTTTGAGCACAGAGGTTGCCCTTACTAATATTTCGGACGTGAAGTATTAGTATCTGAAGGAGTTATCGGCATAACCGTCAAAGTTTTACATAAGTAAAATCTTATTTTTAGGTTGCACTTCGGAAGGAAAGCGTGAACAATCAGAGGAACAACCCATGACTTTTCATTTCAAAACCCCATTCGTGAGAAAGCTTTACATGAAACGGCTCGCACTCATTCGTAGCAAAAAACAACACGCCTTATTAATCCTATTCTTCCTATTCACCCTGAGCTCATCACTCGTTGAAGTTCGTGCAGAATCTAAGCCGAATGTCATCGTGATCTACGCCGATGACCTGGGATACGGGGACCTGGCCTGCTTTGGGCATCCTACAATCAAAACGCCTCACCTGGATCAGATGGCGGCGGAAGGGATGAAATTCACCCAATTCTATTCAGCGGCCCCGGTCTGTACTCCCAGTCGGGCCGCTTTGCTCACAGGCCGCTATCCGATTCGTTCTGGAATGTGCAGTGACAAACGCCGGGTACTCTTTCCCAATTCCGGCGGCGGCATTCCTGCCAGCGAGGTGACTCTGGCCGAAGCACTCAAGGACGCCGGCTATCAAACAGCCTGTGTCGGAAAGTGGCATCTGGGCCATCTCCCCCAGTTTCTGCCCACCAATAATGGCTTTGATTCTTACTATGGAATTCCTTATTCCAATGACATGGATCGCGTGGCAGATAGAAAAATGGGCCGCAATATTTTCCTGGATCCCAAAGTCAAATATTGGGATGTCCCCTTGATGCGCGATACGGAAGTCATCGAACGACCGGCGGACCAGACCACCATTACGAAACGCTACACCGAAGAGGCGATCAAATTCATCAAGCAGAATCAAAAACAACCGTTTTATCTCTATCTGGCGCACAGCATGCCACACGTTCCGCTGTTTCGCTCGAAAAAGTTTGTCGACAAAAGTCGGCGTGGCTTATTTGGAGACGTGATTGAAGAGATTGACTGGAGTGTCGGACAAATTCTGCAGGAACTGAAATCACAGGGACTGGATCAAAATACGATCGTCTGGTTTTCCAGTGACAATGGTCCCTGGTTGATTTTCAATCAACAGGGAGGCTCTGCGGGGTTATTAAAGGATGGGAAAGGCAGCACTTGGGAAGGTGGCATGCGTGAGCCAACTCTCGCGTGGTGGCCTGGACATATTCCTTCGGGTACCGTGTCACAGGAACTGGGCAGTACGATGGATATCTTTACCACTTCCATCAAACTTGCGGGCGGGAAAGTTCCCCAGGATCGAGTCGTCGATGGCGTAGATCTGACACCCGTTTTAATGAATACCGGCAAAGGCCCCCGAGAGGAAATGGTCTATTATCGAGGGACCAAACTGATGGCGATTCGCAAAGGTCCCTGGAAAGCCCATTTCATCACCAAACCAGCTTACGGCAGAGAGCCGTTCAAAGAACACGATCCCCCGGTGCTGTATCATCTTGAACACGATCCCTCAGAAAAATATGACATTTCCAAGGATCATCCCGATGTGATCAAGGAATTAAAGGCGGCCGCTGAAAAACATCAGAAAACGGTCAAGCCGGTCCCTTCCCAACTGGAAATTCCCCTTACGAAAAAATCCTGAATCGCAAAACAGACGGCTCACCAGTAACAGTTATAGCGTGGGCCGTCTTTTTCCTCTCGAATCCGAAAGTGGACAGAAGAAATCGATTTGTGGTGATCCAGGTCTGAAAAAAAGTGATCCCAGGCTTTGCTGAAGCGGGGTAACTGCTTTTCATCAAATTCAGGCTGCGGCTCGGGTAGGCGCTCGTAGGCATCATGGGTCAATGCCAGAGCCACCAGCGACATATGCTCATCGTAATCAGGCTGTGACAACAGCACTTCCATTGCCTCAGCGGCTTGCCTGCAAGGAAGAAACTCTGTTTCGCGCAGACACTGCGTTGCCATCCGCTCCACATATTTCAGCAGGTTATTCACACCCCGCTGATTGAGCAGAAAATCGGCTCTGGAATCAACTTGCAGGGCAAATTGAATTTGCTCATAGAGTTCTTCATCTGTCTCACTGGGAATTGACATTCTGCCATATCCATCCGGTGCGATAGACTCAATCGTTTTGATCGCGTTGGCAATTGCTGTATGACTGGTATTCATAATCGGTGATTAAATTCATTCAAGAAGGGAAACGGTTCCTGCTGATACCGGACATTATACACCCCGCTTGTGAATCAACAAAGAGAACGAACTCAGTGTCTTGCTCCCAATAAAAAAGGAGCTGACTGAGTAGAACTCGGCCAGCTCCTGAATCAATTGTCGTTTTGGAAAGCGTCTTCTTATTTCAGAAAGAAGTCATCTGGTCCCTTATGAGTATAGTAAGGATATTGCACTATGCCCAGGGGCTGATTTTGCTGAGGATAGACAGCTGCAGGAGGGATGTATTTGTATGTCTGATAATGCTTCGGGCGTTGTTTGTGAGTATAGCGGTTTTTGTGGCCATTATTCCAGCCGGGAGGACAGTAGGCACCACCGCCGTGGCGATAATGACCCATTTGCTGAATGGGGGCCTGTTGACCAGCAAGCTGCTTGTGCATGAGCTGTTGGTATTTGACCATTTCAGCCTGCTGCTGCATCATGAATTCCCCGTCGCTCGATTGACCTCGAATGACCTGGCTATTCGTGCATCCCACACATAATGGCAGAATCAAACACGCGGCCATTTTACATAACAACTGAGGCTTCATTGGCTTCCCTTCCCCTGAATTCCTGAATATGAACGAATCTGAAGATTCAGTTCAAAAACGTTGGTACCTGATGCAATTCCTGCTGATATTGGTTTTGAGAGAACCAACCCTGATCAGCAGATGACTTATTTCTTTTATCGGCCGATGAGAGTCAAACAATAGTTAAAATCCCCAATAAATGGAAAACCGCTGTAATATTCAAAACTGATCGACCTTGCAGAATCGTTAAAACCGGGATAGATTATCATGGTTCCCCACTCTATGACCGGGTCTGTATAAGCTGGTCAAAGTGGGTTATTTTTAGATTTGAGTTTTTAAGGCAAGACAGCGTCAGTGACGAAGTGCTCATTTTGATTAGATCTTTGCCAACAAGGGAGTGTTCGGCGTGTTTGTAGCTGCATCATCACGTTGTTTTTCTGATGAATCGTTTGAAGTCAGTTGTGAGCGACTCACCGATCTGGAATTCGACAAAATCGAAATCTGGATGGATGAAGAGAGTGACCACCTGAAGCCATCGGAAGTGGCCAATTCACCAGAAGAATTTTATTCGCGTTTTAAAGAAGTCACTCGGCTGACTCCGATTGCATTTTGTCTGGAAAACGACATAGACCCCGATTCGTTTCAATCGTTGTGTAAAACAGCGAAGCTGATGCGAATTGCTCAGATTACGATTCCCGCTTCTCCATTGGGAACACCATTTAATTCTGAGATTGATCGTTTAAAGACCTTACTGGAAATTGCCAGCCGCGACGGAATCTGTCTTTCGATCAAAACCAAAACAGGACTGTTGACGGAAGATCCACGAACGGCGACAGAGCTTTGTCAGTCTGTAAAAGGATTAGGACTGACTCTTGACCCCAGCTATTATACCTGCGGCCCTTACAGCAATACGTCTTATGACATGGTCTTTCCTTACGTCTGCCATGTGCATCTCCGCGATTCTACCAGTGATCAAATTCAGGTTCCGGTGGGACTGGGGGAAATTGATTACAGCCGCCTGATCAGTATGCTGGAACGACAGGAATATCACCAGTTCCTCTCGGTCGAGATTCTTCCAGCTCTACTGAAAGACGTCGACCGTGCACTGGAGCTACGCAAATTG
This genomic interval from Gimesia alba contains the following:
- a CDS encoding efflux RND transporter periplasmic adaptor subunit, which translates into the protein MVKAGDLVCELDSSLLVDKQKQQQIQVTQAEAELKQAFENVEIQKTQNDSDNSAAQLALELANLDLKKFKEGESQRDLNVKEGAITKAREDLQRAEENFEFSKRIAKKGYKNQNDVEADRINVVKAEIDLEIAKEDLNVEKVYVQHRKLIELEADVKEKERNLDRVERKGIATLAQYDARHKASQLTYEVEKSELERIGEQIKACKLIAPQDGQVVYANQNSSRRSSGEDVIEEGTEVRERQAIIQLPDFSKMKVDARIHESKISMIKQGLPVEIRVDAFPDELYQGEVDQVSSVPISSNWMRPDLKEYKATIKIIPNGADITKLKPGLTAEIEIRVEQLDNVLQVPVQSIITIGDQRYMFVLEADGAPVRREVKIGQASDTMIEVLEGVEVGDEVILNPRTHFADELIDLEEQLAIEKKKQSEKQRAGQSKTDSSKPRTPGAAGGKPKGQAAAKAKPAGGGGSANFLKRIDKNSDGKVSKEEAPERLQERFDTLDANKDGFLDAGELSKLRPPSGAPGGSRPAGEKRP
- a CDS encoding ABC transporter ATP-binding protein; translation: MKLAAQVVDLTKFYDLGSVVVKALKGVSTDFPEGDFVAIMGSSGSGKSTLLNLLGALDRPTSGQYILGGRDVSTLNDDELSEMRNDMIGFIFQSFNLIAQYTVLENIEVPLLYRAGYPAIGREEREWCMELAHMVGLGDRMDHRPFQLSGGQQQRVSIARALVNDPQIILADEPTGNLDSATEAEIMGILHNLNAEGRTIIMVTHEPGIAQQTKRQIIMKDGLIETETVIEHPLSTT
- a CDS encoding ABC transporter permease; protein product: MTRIIRIVRLALKSLLLHKLRSGLTMLGIVFGVFSVIAMLAIGEGASAQAQKQVLELGATNVIVRSVKPPHEVTQSSTRSRVLSYGLLRSDYKVLTNTLPTITRAAPIREVDREIRYLKEAMNARVVGCTADYLEMNHLMLSQGRFLTGSDQEKLLNVAVIANEVANSLFKFEDPVGKSIRIGSMFYTVVGVTKDRTASAAIGGSLSGQDYNKDVYVPLKTLQAREGDLDIKTQAGSNTAEQIELHQITLRVNDKDAVLPTAQAIRETLEQSHPRTKDYAVVVPLELLKQAEQIRMIFNVVLGSIAAISLVVGGIGIMNIMLATVTERTREIGVRRALGARQRDIIEQFLTETIVLAGSGGLIGVVFGLLTPITFLGIQWFVQNFVMEGGTAASEVGRMFFDLQPQIAFWSLPVAFGISVTIGILSGIYPAISAAKLDPIEALRHE
- a CDS encoding MarR family winged helix-turn-helix transcriptional regulator, with amino-acid sequence MEQDSKPNSEAPSGSTDWKSLHHHECVEQIDLLIRTAHLVRAALNNSFAHLEINEVRYSALKVIDDICETGCSQSELARRLGQSESNICTLIERMEGDQLVIRRQSQKDRRKRVLQVTEQGSRILEQVKAYHGMVSHRLLAALNPDQRRQLTSILQALLKSAYIQRSQRETVKTFQDASSPYPYQGAPAA
- a CDS encoding sulfatase family protein, whose product is MKRLALIRSKKQHALLILFFLFTLSSSLVEVRAESKPNVIVIYADDLGYGDLACFGHPTIKTPHLDQMAAEGMKFTQFYSAAPVCTPSRAALLTGRYPIRSGMCSDKRRVLFPNSGGGIPASEVTLAEALKDAGYQTACVGKWHLGHLPQFLPTNNGFDSYYGIPYSNDMDRVADRKMGRNIFLDPKVKYWDVPLMRDTEVIERPADQTTITKRYTEEAIKFIKQNQKQPFYLYLAHSMPHVPLFRSKKFVDKSRRGLFGDVIEEIDWSVGQILQELKSQGLDQNTIVWFSSDNGPWLIFNQQGGSAGLLKDGKGSTWEGGMREPTLAWWPGHIPSGTVSQELGSTMDIFTTSIKLAGGKVPQDRVVDGVDLTPVLMNTGKGPREEMVYYRGTKLMAIRKGPWKAHFITKPAYGREPFKEHDPPVLYHLEHDPSEKYDISKDHPDVIKELKAAAEKHQKTVKPVPSQLEIPLTKKS
- a CDS encoding sugar phosphate isomerase/epimerase family protein, producing the protein MFVAASSRCFSDESFEVSCERLTDLEFDKIEIWMDEESDHLKPSEVANSPEEFYSRFKEVTRLTPIAFCLENDIDPDSFQSLCKTAKLMRIAQITIPASPLGTPFNSEIDRLKTLLEIASRDGICLSIKTKTGLLTEDPRTATELCQSVKGLGLTLDPSYYTCGPYSNTSYDMVFPYVCHVHLRDSTSDQIQVPVGLGEIDYSRLISMLERQEYHQFLSVEILPALLKDVDRALELRKLRMLLESVVI
- a CDS encoding TolC family protein gives rise to the protein MRRIRLTPFCGKTKPYLTIALIVFMTVAHTGCSPTFWFDQANQDTYEILAENANDPAWHVPRFDVEPDPRSRFYDPYDPNHEPLPPDDPAANVYMHWLQCKKGYKSWHKFGRALSIENPDWLVQYGISPELSAEIAASGDALEGVELPALNNLTLAETIDIANINSREYQFQIENLFLAALDLTFGRFQFDVRYLGVGGQNPQAEINRRRLSNGTQELDLASRIGVNQVLPSGAQWAVELANNTLWLFSGSNQTSSVSVLSYSLVQPLLLGAGRKVVLNNLTQDERNVLYQTRTLARFRKEFFTDNVAGGNGFLQLLQQIQVIENERGNIKRLERQVEILRALSSQKPKVQSEKLDQLPENWIIPPALVDKLEFDDESRMLSWKGEMTEEQEKLLLALSDADSFQATANELVSRIRTEVVTLDVAQLETRLAQSINRLRTFERQYQDSLGSFKIFLGLPPNMPMTIDDSLLKPFELIDPLLPQIEQEIYDYVEVWAKVYVENWEDPNLVPPTTAEIKEVVAGLQQLLAKLRTDALQTLEQDIKNVELLLGDTDEGATDELLSLRQRRFQSEEDRERVRESTKNDIRLYSSIRKEMQNIESRLAGLQSFLSEDKLTNEQKKRIILEMANLREDMLRTSQGMQVIEIGLRVELITLEPFMMDIGEVVRIGLDNRLDLMNQRGIVMDARRLMEVRSNSLEAVLNVVVDGDVSTPLGRNKPLDFRGSQAGFRAGVEFTAPLSLVQERNAYRESQIDYQRERRDFMAAEDAVKFQVRQSWRQLSVLRQNFETSRVQIRLAALQYDNAVEATSDPSQAGRNQGLNLLNALNAVLDAQNSLISNWVNYEQNRLNIYLDMGIMEIDENGIWKDDFYQHRAGRIRPTNEHRQSTPETTETGVTADEVIRPVVFRPAAELNALSTDSEEETQVTQ